In Paractinoplanes brasiliensis, the following proteins share a genomic window:
- a CDS encoding nuclear transport factor 2 family protein, whose protein sequence is MTPQQNLVADYFEGFRSSDHPRILATLTDDVEWVIHGHRTTHGKAEFDSEIENPAFEGSPALDVQRVYEDGAVVVTTGEGRGVSVGHGPFRFAFNDVFTFRDGRIARVDSYVVPLP, encoded by the coding sequence ATGACACCCCAGCAGAACCTGGTCGCCGACTACTTCGAAGGGTTCCGGTCGAGCGACCACCCGCGCATCCTCGCCACCCTGACCGACGACGTCGAATGGGTCATCCACGGCCACCGCACCACCCACGGCAAGGCCGAGTTCGACAGCGAGATCGAGAACCCGGCCTTCGAGGGCAGCCCGGCGCTCGACGTGCAGCGCGTCTACGAGGACGGCGCGGTCGTCGTCACCACCGGCGAGGGCCGCGGAGTCAGCGTCGGCCACGGCCCGTTCCGGTTCGCCTTCAACGACGTCTTCACCTTCCGCGACGGCCGGATCGCCCGCGTCGACTCCTACGTCGTTCCGCTGCCTTGA
- a CDS encoding SRPBCC family protein, which produces MIRGDELIAVRRLAAPPSRVWAAFTTPDGIAAFWGGSHATVPPESVTVDLRAGGEFALDTVGPSARRRLRFVYVSVTEPCELVFDEPLTGLRTTVTLRPDGDGTDLTVHQRGLPPSLRTAQADAGLASILEALATHLEKP; this is translated from the coding sequence GTGATCCGGGGTGACGAGCTCATTGCCGTACGCCGCCTGGCCGCTCCGCCGTCGCGCGTGTGGGCGGCCTTCACCACGCCGGACGGCATCGCCGCGTTCTGGGGTGGCTCGCACGCCACCGTGCCCCCGGAATCGGTGACTGTGGACCTGCGCGCCGGCGGCGAGTTCGCCCTCGACACCGTCGGCCCTTCCGCACGCCGCCGCCTGCGTTTCGTGTATGTCAGCGTCACCGAGCCCTGCGAGCTGGTGTTCGACGAGCCGCTCACCGGCCTGCGCACCACCGTCACCCTGCGCCCCGACGGCGACGGCACCGACCTCACCGTTCATCAGCGGGGCCTCCCGCCCTCGCTGCGCACCGCCCAGGCGGACGCCGGGCTCGCGTCGATCCTCGAAGCCCTCGCCACCCACTTGGAGAAGCCATGA
- a CDS encoding ArsR/SmtB family transcription factor, with product MSDLDAAFAALGDPVRRALVSRLAHGEATVTELAEPFELTQQAISHHVGVLRRCGLVEQRREGTRRPCRLRAEQLARLGSWIDEQRHTWNDRLDTLEKHLAP from the coding sequence ATGTCGGATCTGGATGCGGCGTTCGCCGCGCTCGGCGACCCGGTGCGGCGGGCCCTGGTGAGCCGGCTCGCCCACGGGGAGGCCACCGTGACCGAGCTGGCCGAGCCGTTCGAACTGACCCAGCAGGCGATCTCGCACCACGTCGGCGTGCTGCGGCGGTGCGGGCTGGTCGAGCAGCGGCGCGAGGGCACCCGGCGGCCGTGCCGGTTGCGGGCCGAGCAGCTGGCCCGGCTCGGCTCATGGATCGACGAGCAACGGCACACCTGGAACGACCGGCTCGACACCCTCGAGAAACACCTCGCGCCGTGA